One Watersipora subatra chromosome 4, tzWatSuba1.1, whole genome shotgun sequence genomic window carries:
- the LOC137393959 gene encoding uncharacterized protein has protein sequence MSRTTAKSLGVTSVEKSTAVVTGYAGKSVPLVGTVEIAISVVHAGRLKKCKEVFYVVEQNFQTLLGMPAINAMQLIANIGQVGTQAQSGASVIDKYEHVFNGLGKYPKPITLQLKDGAVPKASPLRMVPDKARSKLEAELKQMKTEQYGKQGFRQLVLDEKSSKLTCFLTPFRKFKYLRLPMGITNAPEIFHQLMVDLLKGVAGVDVYIDDVLIHAKNLDEHDARYAAKSLTETQQRYSQIEKELLAIVFACKRFKYYSWGKDTVTVETDHQPLLGLLTKPISKLSPRLAEMRLEILTYPVTLELKYTPGKDMTVADLLSRTCPQGTDAYDDLGANPFLQVCQVIISNDYAMRKYTGATQCDNELFVVLKYNRQRWPNARKSLSSLALLLYYNYRYELSEVNALVMYGSKVVIPASLRAEVLQKLHASHQGITKMLQRAKGSVSWPGDNWVDGLLAIRNTPIANGLRSPTQHLQGRVLRDKIPDAAKQYAGQPYDLLKLREQLAEQKEQDKFYFDSRAGNEKMQLNKRNITEVIGDKDRIFLSSTTEILTRI, from the exons ATGTCTCGTACCACTGCTAAGAGTTTGGGCGTAACAAGTGTTGAAAAATCCACTGCAGTTGTCACAGGCTATGCTGGAAAATCAGTTCCACTTGTGGGCACTGTAGAGATTGCCATTTCGGTTGTGCATGCTGGCAGACTCAAAAAATGCAAGGAAGTGTTTTATGTGGTTGAGCAGAACTTCCAAACACTGTTAGGAATGCCTGCAATAAATGCTATGCAGCTGATAGCCAACATAGGCCAAGTAGGTACTCAAGCTCAGTCAGGTGCGAGTGTGATTGATAAATATGAGCATGTGTTCAATGGTCTAGGTAAGTACCCTAAACCTATTACGCTTCAACTCAAAGACGGCGCAGTTCCTAAAGCATCACCACTGAGAATGGTGCCAGACAAGGCACGTAGCAAATTAGAAGCTGAACTTAAACAGATGAAAACAGAACAAT ATGGAAAGCAAGGTTTTCGCCAGCTCGTTCTTGATGAAAAGTCATCTAAGCTGACATGTTTTTTAACACCATTTCGGAAATTTAAATACCTGAGATTGCCGATGGGCATCACTAATGCACCTGAAATTTTTCATCAACTGATGGTGGACTTGTTGAAAGGTGTTGCCGGTGTAGATGTGTACATTGATGATGTGCTGATTCATGCAAAAAATTTAGATGAACATGATGCAAG GTATGCTGCCAAGTCTCTCACTGAGACACAACAAAGATATTCTCAAATTGAAAAAGAACTTTTAGCAATTGTGTTTGCATGCAAGCGATTCAAATACTATTCATGGGGTAAGGACACTGTTACTGTTGAGACTGATCATCAACCTCTATTAGGATTGCTAACTAAGCCTATCAGTAAGCTGTCTCCTAGGTTAGCTGAAATGCGGTTGGAAATACTGACCTATCCAGTTACACTAGAGCTCAAGTACACACCAGGCAAAGACATGACAGTAGCTGATTTGCTATCTCGCACGTGCCCACAAGGCACTGATGCTTATGATGATTTAGGTGCGAACCCATTTTTGCAAGTGTGCCAGGTGATAATTAGCAATGATTATGCAATGAGGAAATACACTGGGGCTACTCAGTGCGACAATGAGCTTTTTGTAGTGCTCAAATACAATAGACAACGGTGGCCAAATGCTCGTAAATCTTTGTCCAGTCTGGCGCTGCTTCTGTATTACAATTATAGATATGAGCTGTCAGAGGTTAATGCCTTGGTAATGTATGGTTCAAAAGTTGTCATTCCTGCATCCCTTAGAGCcgaagtgctgcagaaattgcaTGCGTCTCATCAGGGGATAACCAAGATGTTGCAGAGGGCAAAGGGTAGTGTTTCTTGGCCAG GTGACAATTGGGTCGATGGGTTGTTGGCTATTAGGAACACTCCCATAGCAAATGGCTTGCGATCACCCACTCAGCATTTGCAAGGTAGGGTGCTACGGGATAAAATTCCAGATGCTGCTAAACAATATGCAGGGCAGCCATATGACCTACTGAAGCTACGAGAGCAGTTGGCTGAACAAAAAGAGCAAGACAAGTTTTACTTTGACAGTCGGGCTGGAAACGAAAAGATGCAGTTAAACAAGAG gaacataacagaagttattggcgacaaggatAGGATATTCTTGAGCAGTACAACTGAGattcttacaagaatataa